The Labrus bergylta chromosome 15, fLabBer1.1, whole genome shotgun sequence genome includes a region encoding these proteins:
- the LOC109999856 gene encoding uncharacterized protein isoform X3 produces MSLSVILMLLFTAVTGDDTASLTVKDGHDVTLPCGNVIKDQQKCDSTSWLFSHDSGSTAEELVTHGNISKNKKAKAKAKRLNVSEDCSLVIKSVTREDVGRYTCRQFRSGKQHGLDALLLLNVIKIDSDDPYRYYCSVFRFGVCAHTVQWYYKGDETDISEHQQVDCTAAVIFTTEVEKSKIEELLFCNVTDKQSGQTQLCNSISKSSCDKTVNSTTKKGRFSTERGKVNDDDPDTKPDWLPYVIVAAGLAAFLIILIVVVAFIRRKRTKGKKTQRGKDITEHEDVVAYASISYTKKGNSRAQADGDAEGEGVTYSTVKVPSSDTEASVDPSSLYATVNKPNKRETTG; encoded by the exons atgtctttatctgTGATACTGATGCTTCTGTTTACAG CTGTAACTGGAGATGATACCGCCTCCCTCACAGTCAAAGATGGACATGATGTCACTTTGCCATGTGGAAATGTGATTAAAGATCAGCAGAAATGTGACAGTACTTCTTGGCTTTTCAGTCATGACAGTGGGAGTACAGCAGAAGAGTTGGTTACACATGGGAATATAAGTAAAAATAAGAAAGCTAAAGCTAAAGCTAAGAGGCTAAATGTTTCAGAGGATTGTTCTCTGGTTATTAAAAGTGTCACACGTGAAGATGTTGGTCGTTACACCTGCAGACAGTTCAGATCAGGAAAACAACATGGTCTAGATGCTCTTCTGTTGCTGAATGTTATTAAGA TTGACTCGGATGATCCCTACAGGTATTACTGCTCTGTGTTCAGATTTGGAGTCTGTGCCCACACAGTGCAGTGGTATTATAAGGGTGATGAGACAGATATATCAGAACACCAACAGGTCGACTGTACAGCCGCTGTGATATTTACAACTGAAGTTGAAAAGTCAAAAATTGAGGAGTTGCTGTTTTGTAACgtgacagacaaacagagtggacaaacacagctgtgtaaTTCCATCTCTAAGTCCTCATGTGATAAAACAG taaattcaacaacaaaaaaaggaaggtttTCAACAGAAAGAGGTAAAGTGAATGATGATGACCCTGACACAAAACCAG ATTGGTTGCCATATGTGATTGTGGCCGCTGGTTTAGCAGCCTTCTTAATCATCTTAATAGTTGTTGTGGCATTCATCAGACGGAAGAGAACTAAAG ggaagaaaacacagaggggCAAAGACATT ACGGAGCATGAAGATGTTGTTGCCTACGCCTCCATCAGCTACACCAAGAAGGGCAACAGTAGAGCTCAG GCTGATGGAGATGCCGAAGGTGAAGGTGTGACGTACAGCACTGTGAAAGTCCCCTCCTCTGACACTGAAGCCTCTGTTGACCCCAGCAGCCTGTACGCCACCGTCAACAAACCAAACaagagagagacaacaggaTAG
- the LOC109999856 gene encoding uncharacterized protein isoform X4, which translates to MSLSVILMLLFTAVTGDDTASLTVKDGHDVTLPCGNVIKDQQKCDSTSWLFSHDSGSTAEELVTHGNISKNKKAKAKAKRLNVSEDCSLVIKSVTREDVGRYTCRQFRSGKQHGLDALLLLNVIKIDSDDPYRYYCSVFRFGVCAHTVQWYYKGDETDISEHQQVDCTAAVIFTTEVEKSKIEELLFCNVTDKQSGQTQLCNSISKSSCDKTVNSTTKKGRFSTERDWLPYVIVAAGLAAFLIILIVVVAFIRRKRTKGKKTQRGKDITEHEDVVAYASISYTKKGNSRAQADGDAEGEGVTYSTVKVPSSDTEASVDPSSLYATVNKPNKRETTG; encoded by the exons atgtctttatctgTGATACTGATGCTTCTGTTTACAG CTGTAACTGGAGATGATACCGCCTCCCTCACAGTCAAAGATGGACATGATGTCACTTTGCCATGTGGAAATGTGATTAAAGATCAGCAGAAATGTGACAGTACTTCTTGGCTTTTCAGTCATGACAGTGGGAGTACAGCAGAAGAGTTGGTTACACATGGGAATATAAGTAAAAATAAGAAAGCTAAAGCTAAAGCTAAGAGGCTAAATGTTTCAGAGGATTGTTCTCTGGTTATTAAAAGTGTCACACGTGAAGATGTTGGTCGTTACACCTGCAGACAGTTCAGATCAGGAAAACAACATGGTCTAGATGCTCTTCTGTTGCTGAATGTTATTAAGA TTGACTCGGATGATCCCTACAGGTATTACTGCTCTGTGTTCAGATTTGGAGTCTGTGCCCACACAGTGCAGTGGTATTATAAGGGTGATGAGACAGATATATCAGAACACCAACAGGTCGACTGTACAGCCGCTGTGATATTTACAACTGAAGTTGAAAAGTCAAAAATTGAGGAGTTGCTGTTTTGTAACgtgacagacaaacagagtggacaaacacagctgtgtaaTTCCATCTCTAAGTCCTCATGTGATAAAACAG taaattcaacaacaaaaaaaggaaggtttTCAACAGAAAGAG ATTGGTTGCCATATGTGATTGTGGCCGCTGGTTTAGCAGCCTTCTTAATCATCTTAATAGTTGTTGTGGCATTCATCAGACGGAAGAGAACTAAAG ggaagaaaacacagaggggCAAAGACATT ACGGAGCATGAAGATGTTGTTGCCTACGCCTCCATCAGCTACACCAAGAAGGGCAACAGTAGAGCTCAG GCTGATGGAGATGCCGAAGGTGAAGGTGTGACGTACAGCACTGTGAAAGTCCCCTCCTCTGACACTGAAGCCTCTGTTGACCCCAGCAGCCTGTACGCCACCGTCAACAAACCAAACaagagagagacaacaggaTAG
- the LOC109999856 gene encoding uncharacterized protein isoform X2, which translates to MSLSVILMLLFTAVTGDDTASLTVKDGHDVTLPCGNVIKDQQKCDSTSWLFSHDSGSTAEELVTHGNISKNKKAKAKAKRLNVSEDCSLVIKSVTREDVGRYTCRQFRSGKQHGLDALLLLNVIKIDSDDPYRYYCSVFRFGVCAHTVQWYYKGDETDISEHQQVDCTAAVIFTTEVEKSKIEELLFCNVTDKQSGQTQLCNSISKSSCDKTVNSTTKKGRFSTERDWLPYVIVAAGLAAFLIILIVVVAFIRRKRTKGKKTQRGKDIGQSLTPAVTQQGPETSQEETEHEDVVAYASISYTKKGNSRAQADGDAEGEGVTYSTVKVPSSDTEASVDPSSLYATVNKPNKRETTG; encoded by the exons atgtctttatctgTGATACTGATGCTTCTGTTTACAG CTGTAACTGGAGATGATACCGCCTCCCTCACAGTCAAAGATGGACATGATGTCACTTTGCCATGTGGAAATGTGATTAAAGATCAGCAGAAATGTGACAGTACTTCTTGGCTTTTCAGTCATGACAGTGGGAGTACAGCAGAAGAGTTGGTTACACATGGGAATATAAGTAAAAATAAGAAAGCTAAAGCTAAAGCTAAGAGGCTAAATGTTTCAGAGGATTGTTCTCTGGTTATTAAAAGTGTCACACGTGAAGATGTTGGTCGTTACACCTGCAGACAGTTCAGATCAGGAAAACAACATGGTCTAGATGCTCTTCTGTTGCTGAATGTTATTAAGA TTGACTCGGATGATCCCTACAGGTATTACTGCTCTGTGTTCAGATTTGGAGTCTGTGCCCACACAGTGCAGTGGTATTATAAGGGTGATGAGACAGATATATCAGAACACCAACAGGTCGACTGTACAGCCGCTGTGATATTTACAACTGAAGTTGAAAAGTCAAAAATTGAGGAGTTGCTGTTTTGTAACgtgacagacaaacagagtggacaaacacagctgtgtaaTTCCATCTCTAAGTCCTCATGTGATAAAACAG taaattcaacaacaaaaaaaggaaggtttTCAACAGAAAGAG ATTGGTTGCCATATGTGATTGTGGCCGCTGGTTTAGCAGCCTTCTTAATCATCTTAATAGTTGTTGTGGCATTCATCAGACGGAAGAGAACTAAAG ggaagaaaacacagaggggCAAAGACATT gGACAGAGTTTGACCCCTGCAGTGACTCAGCAGGGTCCAGAGACCAGTCAAGAAGAG ACGGAGCATGAAGATGTTGTTGCCTACGCCTCCATCAGCTACACCAAGAAGGGCAACAGTAGAGCTCAG GCTGATGGAGATGCCGAAGGTGAAGGTGTGACGTACAGCACTGTGAAAGTCCCCTCCTCTGACACTGAAGCCTCTGTTGACCCCAGCAGCCTGTACGCCACCGTCAACAAACCAAACaagagagagacaacaggaTAG
- the LOC109999856 gene encoding uncharacterized protein isoform X1: MSLSVILMLLFTAVTGDDTASLTVKDGHDVTLPCGNVIKDQQKCDSTSWLFSHDSGSTAEELVTHGNISKNKKAKAKAKRLNVSEDCSLVIKSVTREDVGRYTCRQFRSGKQHGLDALLLLNVIKIDSDDPYRYYCSVFRFGVCAHTVQWYYKGDETDISEHQQVDCTAAVIFTTEVEKSKIEELLFCNVTDKQSGQTQLCNSISKSSCDKTVNSTTKKGRFSTERGKVNDDDPDTKPDWLPYVIVAAGLAAFLIILIVVVAFIRRKRTKGKKTQRGKDIGQSLTPAVTQQGPETSQEETEHEDVVAYASISYTKKGNSRAQADGDAEGEGVTYSTVKVPSSDTEASVDPSSLYATVNKPNKRETTG; this comes from the exons atgtctttatctgTGATACTGATGCTTCTGTTTACAG CTGTAACTGGAGATGATACCGCCTCCCTCACAGTCAAAGATGGACATGATGTCACTTTGCCATGTGGAAATGTGATTAAAGATCAGCAGAAATGTGACAGTACTTCTTGGCTTTTCAGTCATGACAGTGGGAGTACAGCAGAAGAGTTGGTTACACATGGGAATATAAGTAAAAATAAGAAAGCTAAAGCTAAAGCTAAGAGGCTAAATGTTTCAGAGGATTGTTCTCTGGTTATTAAAAGTGTCACACGTGAAGATGTTGGTCGTTACACCTGCAGACAGTTCAGATCAGGAAAACAACATGGTCTAGATGCTCTTCTGTTGCTGAATGTTATTAAGA TTGACTCGGATGATCCCTACAGGTATTACTGCTCTGTGTTCAGATTTGGAGTCTGTGCCCACACAGTGCAGTGGTATTATAAGGGTGATGAGACAGATATATCAGAACACCAACAGGTCGACTGTACAGCCGCTGTGATATTTACAACTGAAGTTGAAAAGTCAAAAATTGAGGAGTTGCTGTTTTGTAACgtgacagacaaacagagtggacaaacacagctgtgtaaTTCCATCTCTAAGTCCTCATGTGATAAAACAG taaattcaacaacaaaaaaaggaaggtttTCAACAGAAAGAGGTAAAGTGAATGATGATGACCCTGACACAAAACCAG ATTGGTTGCCATATGTGATTGTGGCCGCTGGTTTAGCAGCCTTCTTAATCATCTTAATAGTTGTTGTGGCATTCATCAGACGGAAGAGAACTAAAG ggaagaaaacacagaggggCAAAGACATT gGACAGAGTTTGACCCCTGCAGTGACTCAGCAGGGTCCAGAGACCAGTCAAGAAGAG ACGGAGCATGAAGATGTTGTTGCCTACGCCTCCATCAGCTACACCAAGAAGGGCAACAGTAGAGCTCAG GCTGATGGAGATGCCGAAGGTGAAGGTGTGACGTACAGCACTGTGAAAGTCCCCTCCTCTGACACTGAAGCCTCTGTTGACCCCAGCAGCCTGTACGCCACCGTCAACAAACCAAACaagagagagacaacaggaTAG
- the LOC109999860 gene encoding uncharacterized protein, whose protein sequence is MMVELRGFQMFLLLFVVLEVTARTTHFLTILVRDGDEVILPCENVLSDHDNCDGTAWSFSQLAKMAAVDLVKGGRIIKRTDRLRITANCSLVMTNATKEDFGRYFCIQEKPGQRQDGEAVVDVDFVTMTEEKDSSTVILKCRLLTRGTCEHTVEWLFQGQHVDHKDLITHKLRCLATVTFKTNHFIYTSQKYELLKCNVKEKNSERSLQFTFHPPSSGRNKTVFGNIQTTTNPKELWWLFIIVPVGLTALLMTAVVIIRRKKSKGKITQMDENMPDPEDVSYVSISHIKRKRKAQVKHDDTYTAVIYSAVKTSSADDHSALYASVK, encoded by the exons ATGATGGTTGAATTGAGAGggtttcagatgtttttattgctttttgtGGTGCTTGAGGTTACAG CAAGAACAACACATTTCCTCACCATCTTAGTCCGAGATGGAGATGAAGTCATTCTGCCTTGTGAAAATGTTCTCAGCGATCATGATAACTGTGACGGTACGGCATGGAGCTTCAGTCAGTTGGCTAAGATGGCCGCAGTAGACTTAGTTAAAGGTGGGCGGATTATTAAACGTACAGACAGACTAAGAATCACAGCAAACTGTTCTCTGGTGATGACGAACGCCACAAAGGAGGATTTTGGTCGATACTTCTGTATTCAGGAAAAACCGGGACAACGACAAGACGGAGAAGCTGTAGTTGATGTGGATTTTGTTACCA TGACTGAAGAAAAGGACAGCAGTACGGTGATTTTAAAATGCAGACTGTTGACACGAGGAACATGTGAACACACAGTGGAGTGGCTGTTTCAGGGTCAACATGTGGATCACAAAGACTTAATCACACACAAACTACGCTGTTTGGCCACTGTGACCTTCAAGACTAATCATTTCATTTACACATCACAGAAGTATGAGTTATTAAAATGCAACGTAAAGGAGAAAAACAGTGAAAGAAGTCTGCAGTTCACCTTCCACCCTCCGTCCTCAG GGAGAAACAAAACTGTGTTcggaaacattcaaacaacaacaaatccaaAAG aGTTGTGGTGGTTGTTCATCATCGTGCCTGTGGGTCTGACTGCTCTTCTCATGACTGCTGTGGTGATCATTAGACGGAAGAAAAGTAAAG GTAAAATAACCCAAATGGATGAAAACATG CCTGATCCTGAAGACGTTTCCTACGTCTCCATCAGTCACatcaagaggaagaggaaagctCAG GTCAAACACGATGACACATATACAGCGGTGATATACAGCGCAGTGAAAACCTCCTCTGCAGATGATCACAGCGCCCTCTATGCTTCAGTCAAATAA